A genomic region of Thermodesulfobacteriota bacterium contains the following coding sequences:
- a CDS encoding peptidase, whose translation MEEAITKLFAVNLVVKAWGGEKVLVFTDLVRDDEEIGKDEKKRREGARRVARTIAEVAKRLCNTHYIEYPSLGSHGTEPPARVWEAAFGPRVLRTLRENGLLEKLLEKKVGAEEIKKCEEIVRERTFDPVTCVIALSNYSTSHTRFRDFITRIAGARYASMPLFEESMLDGAMAADWDALRERTIGLALRLGGADAVHMETPNGTSISMSIKGREVLSDTGILSEAGSFGNLPAGEAYVAPVEGSANGKLVLEWAPTKKLKSPITLEVRDGTVVGVSGDDAFARELEWKIKENPLFGNIAELGIGTNDMATRADNILESEKILGTVHIAIGDNSSFGGMVRVPFHQDFVFFKPTLSVERGGTTVRILKDGDIV comes from the coding sequence GTGGAAGAGGCTATTACAAAGTTGTTTGCCGTAAACCTCGTGGTAAAGGCATGGGGCGGGGAGAAGGTGCTTGTCTTCACCGACCTTGTAAGGGACGACGAGGAGATAGGCAAGGACGAAAAGAAGAGGAGGGAGGGGGCGAGACGGGTGGCCCGGACGATCGCGGAGGTGGCCAAGCGTCTCTGTAACACCCATTATATAGAATACCCCTCGCTGGGCAGCCACGGCACGGAACCGCCGGCCAGGGTATGGGAAGCCGCTTTCGGCCCCCGTGTGCTGCGGACGCTCAGGGAAAACGGCCTCCTCGAAAAGCTCCTCGAAAAGAAAGTCGGCGCCGAAGAGATTAAAAAGTGCGAGGAGATAGTCAGGGAGCGTACTTTTGACCCGGTCACCTGCGTTATCGCCCTTTCGAACTACTCAACGAGCCATACGCGCTTCAGGGACTTCATAACAAGGATAGCGGGCGCGAGGTACGCCAGCATGCCGCTCTTCGAGGAGTCCATGCTCGACGGCGCCATGGCCGCGGACTGGGATGCGCTCCGGGAGAGGACCATCGGCCTGGCGCTGCGCCTCGGCGGCGCCGACGCCGTGCATATGGAAACCCCCAACGGCACCTCCATTAGCATGTCGATAAAGGGCAGGGAGGTACTGTCCGATACCGGGATACTCTCGGAAGCCGGCTCCTTCGGCAACCTCCCGGCCGGAGAGGCGTACGTAGCGCCGGTTGAGGGCAGCGCCAACGGGAAACTCGTGCTGGAGTGGGCGCCGACGAAAAAGCTCAAAAGCCCCATAACCCTCGAGGTCCGGGACGGGACGGTCGTCGGCGTAAGCGGCGATGACGCGTTCGCGAGGGAACTGGAGTGGAAGATAAAGGAAAACCCGCTGTTCGGGAATATTGCGGAGCTGGGGATCGGAACGAACGACATGGCCACCAGGGCGGACAATATCCTCGAGAGCGAAAAGATTCTCGGCACCGTCCACATAGCCATCGGCGACAACTCGAGCTTCGGAGGGATGGTGCGCGTCCCCTTCCACCAGGACTTCGTGTTCTTCAAGCCCACCCTCTCGGTGGAGAGGGGCGGGACGACGGTCCGGATACTTAAGGACGGGGATATCGTATAG
- a CDS encoding ankyrin repeat domain-containing protein: MKIRRGITAGGTVLAALLLSTALFTGTAEGQRVKERLFDAVEAGRNEEVERLIAGGADLEAKDFLDRTALMIAIENNNTDTALLLLEKGADQDARDISGRTPLMVAVWRGNNEIARLLIERGVKVNRRYVSGRTVLMVASWNGNTGIARLLIGKGAKVNLRDEYDMTALMHAASYGRTDAARLLVEAGAKMDRKDLSGKTALIHASWNGNTDTARLLLEKGAKKDLKDENLRTALMTAAWHGHTKTAGLLIEKGVKKDEKDEEGKTALMYAAWHGHVNTSRLLLEKGVARDEKDDYGKTALMIAVWHGHSDVAEFLIEEDAERDEKDNTGKTALMYTAWLDNPGVARLLLEKGVDVDAREETGRTALMIAAWHGSTRIALFLLEKGAGLSEKDSAGKTALALARESGHADIESILLRAGAK; encoded by the coding sequence ATGAAGATCCGAAGGGGAATAACGGCCGGCGGTACCGTTCTTGCGGCCCTGCTCCTGTCCACGGCGCTTTTTACGGGGACGGCCGAGGGGCAGAGGGTTAAAGAGAGGCTTTTTGACGCGGTGGAGGCCGGTCGGAACGAGGAAGTCGAGCGCCTCATAGCCGGGGGTGCGGACCTGGAAGCAAAGGACTTCCTTGACAGGACAGCCCTTATGATCGCCATCGAGAACAACAACACGGACACCGCCCTCCTGCTGCTCGAAAAGGGCGCCGACCAGGACGCGAGAGACATTTCGGGCAGGACGCCGCTCATGGTCGCCGTATGGCGCGGCAATAACGAGATAGCCCGCCTCCTTATCGAAAGGGGAGTAAAGGTAAACCGCAGGTACGTCTCCGGCAGGACGGTCCTTATGGTTGCCTCCTGGAACGGCAACACGGGCATAGCCCGCCTCCTTATTGGAAAGGGCGCGAAGGTGAACCTGCGGGACGAGTACGACATGACGGCCCTTATGCATGCCGCCTCGTACGGTCGTACGGATGCGGCCCGCCTCCTCGTTGAAGCGGGCGCCAAGATGGACCGGAAAGACCTCTCGGGCAAGACGGCCCTTATACACGCCTCCTGGAACGGCAATACGGACACCGCCCGCCTGCTGCTCGAAAAGGGCGCGAAGAAGGACCTTAAAGACGAGAACCTCAGGACGGCCCTTATGACCGCCGCCTGGCACGGCCATACGAAGACGGCGGGGCTCCTTATAGAAAAGGGCGTTAAGAAGGACGAGAAGGACGAGGAGGGCAAGACGGCCCTTATGTATGCCGCCTGGCACGGCCATGTCAACACGTCCCGTCTCCTCCTGGAAAAGGGCGTTGCACGGGACGAGAAGGACGACTACGGCAAGACGGCCCTTATGATCGCCGTCTGGCACGGCCACTCGGACGTGGCGGAGTTCCTCATCGAAGAGGACGCCGAGAGGGACGAGAAGGACAACACGGGCAAGACGGCCCTTATGTATACGGCCTGGCTCGACAACCCCGGCGTGGCCCGCCTTCTCCTTGAAAAAGGCGTGGACGTGGACGCCAGGGAAGAGACGGGCAGGACGGCCCTTATGATCGCCGCCTGGCACGGCAGCACCAGGATAGCCCTCTTCCTCCTTGAAAAGGGCGCCGGCCTGAGCGAGAAGGACAGCGCCGGCAAGACGGCCCTGGCGCTGGCAAGGGAAAGCGGGCACGCGGATATCGAGAGCATCCTCCTGAGGGCCGGGGCAAAGTAG